A genomic segment from Gracilimonas sediminicola encodes:
- a CDS encoding sugar phosphate nucleotidyltransferase produces the protein MSELPTKTGVVLAAGFGSRLAGADTDTDLKPLTSVGGTPLIYRTIESLKTAECGKVVIVLGFGFDEIKKDILDSYTGDVPIEFAHNKRYDLSNGISVLAAEPFIEGDFILTMADHILSDQMMELAGAHQPDEGTATLLVDYKVDEIFDMDDATKVMVKEGRIKSIGKLISEYNCIDTGVFVCTKGLLDEIKRVYEASGDASLSDGVQALAEAGKMHTLDIGEAYWQDVDTPEMLAEAEKMLSEINQPMKG, from the coding sequence ATGTCTGAATTACCAACAAAAACAGGTGTTGTTTTAGCGGCGGGATTTGGTTCCCGCCTGGCCGGTGCGGATACAGATACGGATCTCAAACCACTGACTTCCGTCGGTGGTACTCCGCTTATCTACCGCACCATCGAAAGCCTGAAAACAGCAGAATGCGGTAAAGTCGTCATTGTGCTGGGCTTTGGGTTTGATGAGATTAAGAAAGATATCCTTGATTCCTACACCGGGGATGTGCCCATCGAATTTGCCCATAACAAGCGGTATGATTTGAGTAACGGAATTTCGGTACTGGCTGCTGAGCCTTTTATCGAAGGGGATTTTATTCTAACCATGGCCGATCACATCCTTTCTGATCAAATGATGGAACTGGCGGGCGCGCATCAACCGGATGAAGGCACCGCTACCTTATTGGTAGATTATAAAGTGGATGAAATCTTTGATATGGATGATGCCACCAAAGTGATGGTGAAGGAAGGTCGAATCAAGTCGATAGGAAAGCTTATCAGCGAGTACAACTGCATCGATACGGGCGTATTTGTATGCACTAAAGGCTTGCTTGATGAAATTAAGCGAGTATATGAAGCTTCCGGCGATGCCTCACTTTCTGATGGAGTCCAGGCCCTTGCTGAGGCCGGTAAAATGCATACTCTGGATATTGGAGAGGCTTACTGGCAGGATGTGGACACTCCGGAAATGCTGGCTGAAGCGGAGAAGATGTTATCTGAGATCAATCAACCAATGAAAGGTTAA
- a CDS encoding inositol-3-phosphate synthase, with protein sequence MSNNSTKAADGKLLVLTPGMGAVATTFIAGVESIRKGLSKPIGSLTQMQTIRLGARSENRNPLIKDFLPLAELEDLTFGGWDVKPDNVYDACVHAKVLKPQDIEPIAEFLKTIEPMSAAFEQKYVKKLDGPNVKDFKTKKDLAEQLREDIRNRMKETGATRAVMVWCGSTEVYQSPSECHMSIEAFEKGLEENDEAISPSQLYAYAAIMEGVPYANGAPNLSADNPALTQLAEEKGVPIAGKDFKTGQTLMKTILAPGFKTRMLGIQGWFSTNILGNRDGEVLDDPESFKSKEVTKSGVLDTILQPETYKDLYADLYHKVRINYYPPRGDEKEGWDNIDIFGWMSYPMQIKVDFLCRDSILAAPIVLDLALFLDLAKREGKAGVQEWLSFYFKSPQVEDGHVQEHDIFIQHFRLKNTLRVMGGEQPVTHLSENYDSYK encoded by the coding sequence ATGTCAAATAACAGCACAAAAGCAGCAGACGGGAAATTATTAGTTTTAACTCCGGGAATGGGAGCCGTTGCCACCACCTTTATCGCAGGTGTTGAATCTATTCGAAAAGGATTATCCAAGCCTATCGGTTCTCTTACCCAGATGCAGACCATCCGTTTAGGAGCTCGGTCTGAAAACCGAAACCCGCTCATCAAAGATTTTTTACCACTTGCCGAACTGGAAGACCTGACATTCGGGGGTTGGGACGTAAAGCCTGATAATGTGTATGATGCCTGCGTTCACGCCAAAGTGTTGAAGCCACAGGATATTGAGCCCATTGCCGAATTCCTGAAGACTATTGAGCCTATGTCGGCTGCTTTTGAGCAGAAGTATGTGAAGAAGCTGGACGGGCCAAACGTGAAAGATTTCAAAACCAAAAAAGACCTGGCCGAGCAGCTTCGTGAGGACATTCGCAACCGAATGAAGGAAACCGGGGCAACACGTGCGGTAATGGTATGGTGTGGCTCTACTGAGGTTTACCAGTCACCTTCCGAATGTCATATGTCGATCGAAGCCTTTGAAAAAGGCCTGGAAGAAAACGATGAAGCTATTTCCCCGTCTCAGCTTTATGCTTACGCAGCTATCATGGAAGGTGTGCCGTATGCAAACGGTGCTCCAAACTTATCAGCCGATAATCCTGCCCTCACACAGCTGGCAGAAGAGAAAGGCGTACCTATTGCCGGAAAAGACTTTAAAACAGGCCAAACCCTGATGAAAACCATTTTAGCACCTGGATTCAAAACACGGATGCTGGGTATTCAGGGCTGGTTCTCTACCAATATTTTAGGAAACCGTGACGGTGAAGTACTGGACGATCCGGAAAGCTTCAAATCAAAAGAAGTCACCAAGTCAGGTGTACTGGATACCATCCTTCAGCCCGAGACTTACAAAGACCTGTATGCGGATCTGTATCACAAAGTACGCATTAACTATTACCCGCCACGTGGTGATGAGAAAGAAGGCTGGGACAACATCGATATCTTTGGGTGGATGAGCTACCCCATGCAGATCAAAGTGGATTTCTTGTGCCGTGATTCTATTCTCGCTGCACCGATCGTTCTCGACCTTGCCCTGTTCCTTGATCTTGCCAAGCGTGAAGGCAAAGCCGGTGTTCAGGAATGGCTGAGTTTCTACTTCAAGAGTCCCCAGGTTGAAGACGGTCATGTTCAGGAGCACGATATTTTCATTCAGCATTTCAGGCTCAAAAACACCCTGCGCGTTATGGGTGGAGAGCAGCCGGTAACTCACCTGTCTGAGAATTACGACTCCTACAAATAA
- a CDS encoding lipopolysaccharide biosynthesis protein: MSESSFARRVASSVLYSGVGSVTARLLNAVALFYTLKVISEEQFGIAALALAFFSTTKALTELGLGTALVQEKRIGRTQVDSLFWISFLLSVVVYGLIYLGAPFVASFYDTPVLSSMIRVYMLGIIAFSFYMISSKLMMRDLEFKKLAISDNVALASSAGLMIYLAYTGWGAWAIILAELANKVGQMVFCMFFKPYWPRFHYDHGKVKHLIEFGMFTTGSNFFQKFYMNADYLIIGKFFSMELVGIYSFAYRLVFDTVKELSNVINRVAYPAFAKLQNQIPRLRNYFFTMSRASMLLVGTVMVIIGTYIDWFLPLVGYEKWMDAVPYMRIFVAVGIIQCLVTLLPKLINAKGEARFIFYFTSANAILLPAGFLIASQISMMAVALVWLTVYPLVSLVIIYFGAKLTETNVWRFGLKSISAFATLIPLAGFAYAVRYGITTFYGEATIGAVALAAIFVFSITASVIWFREKDAIQAIRK; the protein is encoded by the coding sequence ATGAGTGAAAGTTCCTTTGCGCGCAGAGTTGCTTCGTCGGTGCTCTACAGTGGAGTTGGTTCGGTTACAGCACGCCTGCTCAATGCTGTTGCTCTTTTCTATACGCTTAAGGTAATTTCTGAAGAGCAGTTTGGGATTGCTGCCCTTGCCCTTGCTTTTTTCAGTACCACCAAAGCCCTTACCGAACTGGGACTGGGAACCGCCCTGGTGCAGGAGAAGAGAATCGGGCGCACGCAAGTCGATTCGTTGTTCTGGATCAGCTTTCTCCTCTCGGTTGTGGTGTATGGCCTCATCTACCTCGGGGCCCCTTTTGTGGCATCCTTTTATGACACCCCCGTGCTTTCTTCCATGATTCGGGTGTACATGCTGGGTATCATCGCATTCAGCTTTTATATGATTTCGAGCAAGCTGATGATGCGTGACCTGGAATTCAAAAAGCTCGCCATTAGCGATAACGTGGCATTGGCCTCCTCAGCAGGTCTCATGATTTACCTTGCCTACACAGGGTGGGGAGCCTGGGCCATCATTCTTGCTGAACTGGCCAATAAAGTGGGTCAAATGGTATTCTGTATGTTTTTCAAACCGTACTGGCCGCGCTTTCATTATGATCATGGAAAGGTGAAGCACCTTATCGAATTTGGAATGTTTACCACCGGCTCCAACTTCTTTCAGAAGTTTTATATGAATGCGGATTACCTGATTATCGGTAAGTTCTTTTCCATGGAGCTGGTCGGGATCTATTCATTTGCCTACCGCCTGGTGTTTGATACGGTGAAAGAACTTTCTAATGTGATTAACCGGGTTGCTTATCCTGCATTTGCCAAGCTCCAAAATCAAATTCCCCGACTGCGGAACTACTTCTTCACCATGTCGCGGGCCAGTATGCTTTTGGTCGGAACCGTGATGGTTATCATTGGAACCTATATCGACTGGTTCCTGCCGCTGGTGGGCTATGAAAAATGGATGGATGCCGTTCCCTATATGAGAATTTTTGTAGCCGTGGGGATCATTCAATGCCTGGTTACCCTGCTTCCAAAACTGATCAATGCCAAAGGCGAAGCACGGTTCATTTTCTATTTTACCAGTGCGAATGCCATACTGCTTCCGGCGGGATTCCTCATTGCCTCACAAATAAGCATGATGGCCGTTGCGCTCGTTTGGCTGACCGTTTATCCACTGGTTTCCCTGGTCATCATCTACTTTGGAGCTAAGCTTACCGAGACCAACGTATGGAGATTTGGGTTGAAGAGCATCTCAGCTTTCGCCACTCTAATCCCGCTGGCCGGCTTTGCTTATGCTGTCAGATACGGAATCACCACCTTTTACGGGGAAGCCACGATTGGAGCGGTTGCGTTGGCAGCTATATTTGTATTCAGCATTACCGCATCCGTCATCTGGTTCCGTGAGAAAGATGCCATTCAGGCCATCCGGAAGTAA
- a CDS encoding sulfotransferase family protein yields MAVLKKVGEQITALSDALGFERRDLRADIGMPWDYVKSKIMNSHFKWDYNEIERYCMFIGYPRSGHTLVGSLLDAHPDVVISHELDALRYLRAGFSREQIFSLILHKDKVFTGKGREWTGYDYAIEGLWQGRYRNLKVIGDKKGGGSSRHLQAKPDIIEKLRKEVQLPLKLIHIVRHPLDNIATHKRKWSVQPSLQEAIDSYFKRVEANAKLKSEVAEDEWCELTHEEFISDSEKTLRTLVEFLEVEPYEDYIKAAAAKVFDSPSKSRTKIEWPQEMIDQVAERSQKYDFLKDYEFTV; encoded by the coding sequence ATGGCGGTACTCAAAAAAGTTGGTGAACAAATAACCGCTTTGTCAGATGCGCTTGGGTTCGAACGCAGAGATCTCCGTGCAGATATTGGGATGCCCTGGGATTACGTGAAAAGTAAAATCATGAACTCACACTTCAAGTGGGATTACAATGAGATCGAGCGCTACTGCATGTTTATTGGCTATCCGCGAAGCGGGCACACTCTGGTGGGTTCTTTGTTAGATGCTCACCCCGATGTGGTTATTTCGCATGAACTGGATGCGCTGCGATACCTGAGAGCCGGATTCAGTCGCGAGCAAATTTTCAGCCTGATTCTTCATAAAGACAAAGTGTTTACCGGCAAAGGGCGCGAATGGACCGGGTACGATTATGCCATCGAAGGACTGTGGCAAGGGCGCTACCGAAATCTGAAGGTAATTGGGGATAAAAAAGGCGGAGGTTCATCCCGCCATCTGCAGGCTAAGCCGGATATCATTGAGAAGCTCAGGAAAGAAGTTCAGCTCCCGTTAAAACTGATTCATATCGTACGCCATCCTTTGGACAATATCGCCACTCACAAGAGAAAATGGTCGGTACAACCATCGCTTCAGGAAGCGATAGACAGTTACTTTAAGAGGGTAGAAGCGAATGCCAAACTCAAATCAGAAGTAGCTGAAGACGAATGGTGTGAGCTTACCCACGAAGAGTTTATTTCAGATTCAGAGAAAACACTGCGTACGCTTGTGGAATTTTTAGAGGTTGAGCCGTATGAGGATTACATCAAAGCAGCAGCGGCCAAGGTGTTTGATTCCCCTTCCAAGAGCCGTACAAAGATTGAATGGCCACAGGAGATGATCGATCAGGTTGCAGAGCGAAGTCAGAAGTACGACTTCCTGAAGGATTACGAGTTTACCGTATAA
- a CDS encoding sulfotransferase family protein — protein sequence MSIQITQSDLKQTRDRIFFIVGTSRSGSTLLQSMLSSHRDIVIPPETHFFHHAADLEQEYLSSDDREALRNRLFDFWYDQKTRLRDLGLFKKEALQWSKELTLTSPADLFNLQLTMYRKERDKSIVGEKTPRHILQVPEILKAYPNAKIISMFRDPRATAWSEIKAPFGSPSVYVTTRRWREYVEMHQQLQNDLPEGQYMMLRYQDLIEDAEGMLNRICDFLGVDFQPQMLEFYNREEKGFAEGEKSWKKGTLKPIQKNRNDDWKTALEPWQIALVEKTAGSRLQEMGYEKSEYSLSFSKNLFYQCLDFSRSIWATITGAREEGYAYPDESKFE from the coding sequence TTGAGTATTCAGATCACACAAAGTGACCTTAAGCAAACCCGGGACCGGATATTTTTCATCGTGGGCACCAGCCGGTCCGGGTCAACTCTGCTACAAAGTATGCTCAGTTCGCACCGGGATATTGTAATTCCTCCGGAAACCCATTTCTTTCACCACGCTGCTGATCTCGAACAAGAATATCTGAGTTCTGATGATAGGGAAGCTTTGAGAAATCGGCTTTTTGATTTTTGGTACGATCAAAAAACAAGGCTAAGAGATCTTGGATTGTTTAAAAAGGAAGCCCTTCAATGGTCAAAGGAATTAACACTGACATCCCCGGCCGACCTTTTCAACCTGCAGCTAACCATGTACCGTAAGGAAAGGGATAAAAGTATAGTGGGGGAGAAAACGCCCCGGCATATTCTTCAGGTCCCTGAAATTCTGAAGGCCTATCCGAATGCTAAAATTATTTCCATGTTCAGGGATCCGCGTGCCACTGCCTGGTCAGAAATTAAAGCTCCATTCGGTTCGCCATCGGTGTATGTGACAACCCGGCGTTGGCGAGAGTATGTAGAGATGCATCAGCAGTTGCAGAACGATCTGCCGGAAGGCCAATACATGATGCTTCGCTATCAGGATTTGATAGAAGATGCGGAAGGAATGTTAAACCGGATTTGCGATTTTCTGGGAGTGGATTTCCAGCCGCAAATGCTGGAATTTTATAACAGGGAAGAAAAAGGATTTGCTGAAGGCGAGAAATCATGGAAAAAAGGAACCCTCAAGCCTATTCAGAAGAACAGAAATGATGATTGGAAGACGGCTTTGGAGCCCTGGCAGATTGCATTAGTTGAAAAAACAGCCGGTTCCAGGCTGCAGGAAATGGGGTATGAGAAAAGTGAATATTCCCTTTCCTTTTCCAAAAACTTGTTCTATCAATGCTTAGATTTCAGCCGATCAATTTGGGCTACCATTACCGGTGCCCGAGAGGAAGGATATGCCTATCCGGACGAATCAAAATTTGAATAA
- a CDS encoding CDP-glycerol glycerophosphotransferase family protein: MKVLIYATTFGADLLSFTKYLTEETDSEVKVLLEDAEKFKQEGIFEFWDIDVELYDSNKMTLIRGIKGFDPDITIMDNNIPLRKLSPKALILWHGYGWKGPNDEEEFKWLHRNIRLTWGTMKEPNPDIKWASFGKVDFKHRTEVSGFHPENCINLGSASHDYLQKDVLKEELQPYYPFDVVNRKTVLIAPTWHYGEVFSHWGDEDKLFNRLLTDLNEKQVNVILRLHDSYRFEHHYLEFLQSLETKYDNIVLKFKDHHPDNFLDLQVADVLVTNFSSIANLFYATHRPTVHVYPVKSKDESFMWLNKTLFGIRKKKVDSIKFIWKYDPEENGGMLARNFDAMMDQIQKGLEEPDCCAEKAQQYLDKHMLSADGKNCERIWNTIKDLVEDEN; this comes from the coding sequence ATGAAAGTATTGATCTATGCCACCACTTTTGGTGCCGACTTGCTGAGCTTTACCAAGTATCTCACAGAGGAGACCGACTCGGAAGTGAAAGTCTTACTGGAGGATGCTGAAAAGTTTAAGCAGGAAGGTATTTTTGAATTTTGGGATATCGATGTTGAGCTGTACGACTCCAACAAGATGACACTCATTCGGGGTATTAAGGGCTTCGACCCGGACATCACCATTATGGATAATAACATCCCGCTTAGAAAGCTCAGTCCCAAAGCATTGATACTGTGGCACGGCTACGGCTGGAAGGGGCCCAATGATGAAGAGGAATTTAAGTGGCTCCACCGCAATATTCGGTTAACCTGGGGCACCATGAAAGAGCCCAACCCGGATATCAAATGGGCCAGTTTTGGGAAAGTCGATTTTAAACACCGAACGGAAGTAAGTGGATTTCACCCCGAGAATTGTATTAACCTCGGGTCGGCCAGCCACGATTATTTGCAGAAGGATGTGTTGAAAGAGGAATTGCAGCCTTATTACCCTTTTGATGTGGTAAACAGGAAAACCGTCTTAATTGCCCCAACCTGGCATTACGGAGAGGTTTTTTCGCATTGGGGAGATGAGGATAAGCTATTCAACCGGCTGCTGACGGACCTCAACGAAAAGCAGGTAAATGTAATTTTGCGTCTGCATGATTCATACCGGTTTGAACATCATTACCTCGAGTTTCTGCAAAGCCTGGAAACAAAATATGATAACATCGTGCTGAAGTTTAAGGATCATCATCCCGATAACTTTCTGGACCTGCAGGTTGCGGACGTTTTGGTTACAAATTTCAGCAGCATAGCGAACCTGTTTTATGCTACTCACCGGCCAACGGTTCATGTCTATCCGGTTAAGAGTAAGGATGAGTCGTTTATGTGGCTGAATAAGACGCTGTTCGGCATTCGTAAGAAGAAAGTGGACTCCATAAAATTCATCTGGAAATATGATCCCGAAGAGAATGGGGGAATGCTGGCCCGTAACTTTGATGCCATGATGGATCAAATTCAAAAAGGCCTGGAAGAACCGGATTGCTGTGCAGAAAAAGCCCAGCAATATTTAGACAAGCACATGCTTTCGGCTGATGGTAAGAATTGCGAGCGAATCTGGAATACCATTAAAGATCTTGTAGAAGACGAAAACTGA
- a CDS encoding capsule assembly Wzi family protein: MLNRLKGALLTTCISLLVVGVYAQDGRVLTLSDYTYEYIQRLQHRGKMLDLDPTVLPYSYGQVKQSISRINEDRLSENEKAWLELIKERVELNEADDNEIGGEFSASPVISDTERLDAVDPLNQDLYIYPAATVTGYMEKGDFAGQLSFRHDYYYDQDPDGFDAAKRLFIRAEDSYIGYQKSGVKIMLGRYNHHWGKYGEASSIMSTNARSFDNLTFSLSGKYFSFQSILGELNDISGDSVFVERTTFDEDANNRFISMHRLNFHPSPKFRISFFEAILYSGHNTGLSLKYSNPLLTHVFVSDNIPWDETNNLMFGGMIWTQFSNFTLNGQLLIDDFQHTEDKGEPFTFTFLSSLNYALKNTSADLNLEFEAVAYQTYNTDLAEGRYLYMNRGIGTPTNDYIKIKVYPEFFLDRYRRGLMVAPYLTYYSKGEQVINQDYKKENPDGSVIDIILTGQVENTVRAGLHVLYQPSSMFWFELDTGYNHIANYNNVSGITRSRLVTIFKAGVRFGLYGSN, from the coding sequence ATGCTCAACAGATTAAAAGGTGCTCTTCTCACCACATGTATTTCTTTGCTTGTTGTAGGCGTATATGCACAGGATGGCAGGGTGTTGACACTTTCTGACTATACCTATGAATATATCCAGCGCTTGCAGCACAGAGGCAAAATGCTGGATTTAGATCCTACTGTTCTTCCTTATTCATACGGACAGGTGAAGCAATCCATAAGCCGTATTAATGAAGATCGATTATCAGAGAATGAGAAAGCATGGCTGGAACTGATAAAAGAAAGGGTAGAGCTAAATGAGGCAGATGACAACGAAATAGGGGGTGAGTTCTCAGCTTCTCCGGTGATCAGTGATACTGAACGGCTTGATGCTGTTGATCCGCTAAATCAGGATCTTTATATATATCCCGCTGCTACCGTTACAGGATACATGGAAAAAGGAGATTTTGCAGGTCAGCTTTCCTTTCGACACGATTACTACTACGACCAGGATCCTGATGGGTTTGATGCTGCAAAACGCTTATTTATCAGGGCTGAAGATTCTTATATAGGGTATCAAAAATCCGGTGTAAAAATAATGCTGGGCCGGTATAATCATCATTGGGGTAAATATGGGGAAGCCTCATCTATCATGAGTACTAATGCCCGTTCTTTCGATAATCTGACTTTCAGCTTGTCGGGAAAGTATTTCTCATTCCAAAGCATCCTTGGAGAGTTAAATGATATATCCGGGGATAGTGTGTTTGTTGAAAGAACGACTTTCGATGAAGATGCGAATAACCGGTTTATTTCCATGCACCGGTTGAATTTTCATCCCTCACCGAAATTCCGGATAAGTTTTTTTGAAGCCATTCTGTACTCCGGCCATAATACCGGACTTTCATTAAAATACAGCAACCCATTGCTGACGCATGTATTTGTATCAGATAATATTCCTTGGGATGAGACGAATAACCTAATGTTCGGCGGAATGATATGGACTCAGTTCAGTAATTTCACCCTAAACGGACAGTTACTGATCGATGATTTCCAACACACCGAAGATAAAGGCGAGCCATTCACCTTTACCTTCCTGAGTTCCCTTAATTATGCTCTCAAAAACACTAGTGCAGATTTAAACCTTGAATTTGAAGCCGTAGCCTACCAAACCTATAACACTGATCTCGCAGAAGGACGGTATTTGTACATGAACAGGGGCATTGGAACACCGACCAATGACTACATAAAGATTAAAGTGTATCCTGAATTTTTTCTGGATCGATACCGGAGGGGACTTATGGTTGCTCCTTACCTGACCTATTATTCCAAAGGGGAACAGGTGATTAATCAGGATTATAAAAAGGAAAACCCGGATGGCAGTGTGATCGATATTATTCTCACCGGACAGGTAGAAAATACGGTAAGGGCTGGTTTGCATGTACTCTATCAACCCAGCTCCATGTTTTGGTTTGAACTGGATACAGGATATAATCATATTGCGAATTACAACAATGTTAGCGGGATAACCCGCAGCAGATTGGTAACGATATTTAAAGCGGGCGTTAGGTTTGGGCTATATGGCAGTAACTGA
- a CDS encoding MlaC/ttg2D family ABC transporter substrate-binding protein translates to MHMLKTAIKTFLLVIFLTATATAQQTAEDVRTLLEERDEQIKELVGPEGTEYTDEQRQQLKEIINGVINFEAMAKEALEETYDTIATEKRTEFVDLFATIVRDQSLNKLDIYRAKVTYRDIQVEGNEARVETLAQLENVRTPVNYEMEYQDGRWVIVDMEIDDVSTASSYNRQFQRIISQKGFEPLLESLRKRAARA, encoded by the coding sequence ATGCATATGTTAAAAACGGCCATTAAAACTTTTCTATTAGTGATTTTCTTAACGGCTACAGCAACAGCCCAACAAACAGCAGAGGATGTACGGACGCTGCTGGAAGAACGGGACGAGCAAATAAAAGAACTTGTGGGGCCTGAAGGAACGGAATATACCGACGAACAGCGTCAGCAATTGAAAGAGATCATAAACGGGGTGATCAATTTCGAAGCCATGGCAAAGGAAGCGCTGGAGGAAACGTACGATACCATTGCAACAGAAAAGAGAACCGAGTTCGTAGACCTTTTTGCTACTATCGTAAGAGACCAATCTTTGAATAAGCTGGATATCTATCGGGCCAAAGTCACTTATCGTGATATTCAGGTAGAAGGTAATGAAGCTCGGGTAGAGACGCTCGCTCAGCTCGAAAATGTGCGCACTCCCGTTAATTATGAAATGGAATATCAGGACGGGCGTTGGGTAATTGTAGATATGGAAATTGATGATGTATCTACCGCTTCTTCCTACAATCGTCAGTTCCAGCGCATTATCAGTCAGAAGGGTTTTGAGCCCCTGTTGGAGAGCTTAAGAAAAAGAGCTGCACGGGCTTAA
- a CDS encoding TolC family protein: MTARILLSLITCLLAFSSVSVAQDTLQIDFNTFLNKALDNSGQMKYQRQDVEIAENQIKQAQAQRIVPNMRLDTQHGLVPGVESDRADLQEDEYYLDPNLRNNWNDWAIYTKFQLSAVQPVFTWGAINKAVEAARLGAEAAQYSFDAKKADLELRLFDLYFSYVLALEIERLLEEAQDKVNQVERQINEMREEGDSSLDESEVFKFEIYKSEFEIQKAEVEENMNFVKETWNYVLRNEAGDVFEPQVRFLDPVAANIEPVDFYQQAAFNNRPELKALKVGEEATETYITSLKKQNLPGLYLAGYVNFANTPNRPRQSNPFIQNNTNLFTGGFGFTIRQKLNFFSIRANIERSKIKLKQASYAQDAAKDGILLEVNNNYRQASLADVKVEQTDEALVTSKRWLRQEQLDYDFGMGEVKDLIDAMRKELELKLQLKQRIFEYNSSLAKLNKSAGIPLTTLITN, translated from the coding sequence ATGACAGCACGAATTCTTTTATCACTTATTACTTGTCTGCTTGCCTTCAGCTCAGTGAGTGTTGCTCAGGATACTCTTCAAATCGATTTCAATACTTTTCTGAATAAAGCCCTGGATAACTCCGGGCAGATGAAATATCAGCGGCAGGATGTGGAAATTGCTGAAAACCAGATCAAGCAGGCACAGGCTCAGCGCATCGTTCCAAACATGAGGTTAGATACTCAGCACGGACTTGTTCCCGGAGTGGAAAGTGACCGAGCGGATCTTCAGGAAGATGAATATTATTTAGACCCCAACCTCCGTAACAACTGGAATGACTGGGCCATATATACCAAGTTCCAGCTTTCAGCAGTCCAGCCGGTATTTACCTGGGGAGCCATAAATAAGGCCGTGGAAGCAGCCCGACTGGGGGCCGAAGCTGCTCAGTACAGTTTTGATGCAAAAAAAGCCGATCTCGAACTAAGACTTTTCGATTTATACTTTAGTTATGTTCTTGCTTTGGAAATTGAGCGTTTGCTGGAAGAAGCTCAGGATAAGGTGAATCAGGTTGAGCGACAGATAAATGAAATGAGAGAGGAAGGAGACAGCAGCCTGGATGAGTCAGAAGTATTCAAGTTTGAGATCTACAAATCGGAGTTTGAAATACAGAAGGCGGAAGTGGAAGAGAACATGAACTTCGTGAAAGAAACCTGGAACTATGTGCTTCGCAATGAAGCTGGGGATGTATTCGAACCACAGGTCCGATTTCTGGATCCGGTTGCAGCCAATATTGAACCGGTGGATTTTTATCAACAAGCCGCATTCAATAACCGGCCCGAACTTAAAGCCCTCAAAGTAGGAGAGGAAGCCACCGAAACGTACATCACTTCCCTGAAAAAACAGAATTTACCCGGATTGTATCTGGCTGGTTATGTCAACTTTGCGAATACACCTAATCGTCCTCGCCAGTCGAACCCATTTATTCAGAATAACACCAACCTGTTTACCGGTGGTTTTGGATTCACGATCCGTCAAAAGCTGAATTTTTTTTCCATCAGGGCTAATATTGAACGAAGCAAAATTAAACTGAAACAAGCTTCATACGCTCAGGATGCAGCCAAGGATGGTATTCTACTTGAGGTTAATAACAACTACCGGCAGGCTTCTCTGGCTGATGTAAAAGTAGAACAGACCGATGAGGCGCTGGTGACCTCCAAGCGATGGTTAAGGCAGGAACAACTGGACTACGATTTTGGTATGGGTGAAGTGAAAGACCTGATTGATGCCATGCGCAAAGAACTGGAGCTCAAACTTCAATTAAAGCAGCGCATTTTTGAGTATAATTCATCGCTGGCAAAACTGAATAAATCGGCAGGGATTCCGTTAACTACGTTAATAACAAACTGA